In a genomic window of Brassica rapa cultivar Chiifu-401-42 chromosome A10, CAAS_Brap_v3.01, whole genome shotgun sequence:
- the LOC103846698 gene encoding uncharacterized protein LOC103846698 isoform X2, whose translation MNLFFKLVTFIFLVSVVQSIESDRNVKSFKLNEKIIYDCVDIYKQPSLSHPLLKNHKIQMEPSFSSWKPKRQTKNKIENRISINCPNGTVPILRNTKEYIANAKYWAEKHFNPLTEDSPGTHVNPSLFDDGRTWSYGFWKGANGAGCYNTICPGFIQVSTTDPLSVPFPYPRKGDRAVNPSISQDYATGHWWTILVRATKKDIKIGYWPKELFDIIGRSVDMVGVTGVVQASPSGISPPMGNGHLPTQKEDESARVKNLLIVDTKYNFMPSRNYKLEKLLDNNKCYGLKDGKKPIFAKEYNLFTYGGPGGDSCGI comes from the exons atgaatttatttttcaaactcGTCACATTCATATTCCTAGTTTCTGTAGTTCAATCTATAGAAAGTGACAGAAATGTGAAATCATTTAAg CTAAACGAGAAGATTATATATGATTGTGTGGATATATATAAACAACCTTCATTAAGCCATCCACTACTCAAAAACCATAAAATTCAG ATGGAACCATCTTTTTCAAGCTGGAAACCAAAAAGGCAAACAaagaataaaattgaaaatagaATAAGCATCAACTGTCCAAATGGAACAGTACCTATACTAAGAAATACAAAAGAATATATCGCAAATGCTAAGTACTGGGCTGAGAAACACTTCAACCCACTCACAGAAGATAGTCCAGGGACACAT GTAAATCCAAGTTTATTTGATGATGGACGCACATGGAGTTACGGGTTTTGGAAG GGTGCCAATGGAGCAGGATGTTACAATACAATATGTCCTGGTTTTATTCAAGTGTCAACAACTGATCCTTTATCTGTTCCTTTTCCTTATCCCCGGAAAGGAGATAGGGCTGTTAATCCTAGTATTTCACAG GATTATGCAACCGGACATTGGTGGACAATACTCGTAAGAGCCACTAAAAAGGATATAAAGATTGGTTATTGGCCAAAAGAACTATTTGATATCATAGGTCGTAGTGTGGATATGGTTGGAGTCACGGGAGTAGTCCAAGCTTCCCCTTCTGGTATTAGTCCACCAATGGGCAATGGTCATCTGCCAACTCAAAAGGAAGATGAATCCGCACGTGTTAAAAACCTCCTCATTGTAGACACTAAATATAATTTCATGCCTAGTCGCAATTATAAGCTAGAGAAGCTATTAGACAACAACAAATGTTATGGATTAAAAGATGGAAAGAAACCAATTTTCGCCAAAGAATATAATCTGTTCACATATGGTGGACCTGGAGGAGATTCTTGTGGAATATAA
- the LOC103846698 gene encoding uncharacterized protein LOC103846698 isoform X3, whose translation MNLFFKLVTFIFLVSVVQSIESDRNVKSFKLNEKIIYDCVDIYKQPSLSHPLLKNHKIQVNPSLFDDGRTWSYGFWKGANGAGCYNTICPGFIQVSTTDPLSVPFPYPRKGDRAVNPSISQDYATGHWWTILVRATKKDIKIGYWPKELFDIIGRSVDMVGVTGVVQASPSGISPPMGNGHLPTQKEDESARVKNLLIVDTKYNFMPSRNYKLEKLLDNNKCYGLKDGKKPIFAKEYNLFTYGGPGGDSCGI comes from the exons atgaatttatttttcaaactcGTCACATTCATATTCCTAGTTTCTGTAGTTCAATCTATAGAAAGTGACAGAAATGTGAAATCATTTAAg CTAAACGAGAAGATTATATATGATTGTGTGGATATATATAAACAACCTTCATTAAGCCATCCACTACTCAAAAACCATAAAATTCAG GTAAATCCAAGTTTATTTGATGATGGACGCACATGGAGTTACGGGTTTTGGAAG GGTGCCAATGGAGCAGGATGTTACAATACAATATGTCCTGGTTTTATTCAAGTGTCAACAACTGATCCTTTATCTGTTCCTTTTCCTTATCCCCGGAAAGGAGATAGGGCTGTTAATCCTAGTATTTCACAG GATTATGCAACCGGACATTGGTGGACAATACTCGTAAGAGCCACTAAAAAGGATATAAAGATTGGTTATTGGCCAAAAGAACTATTTGATATCATAGGTCGTAGTGTGGATATGGTTGGAGTCACGGGAGTAGTCCAAGCTTCCCCTTCTGGTATTAGTCCACCAATGGGCAATGGTCATCTGCCAACTCAAAAGGAAGATGAATCCGCACGTGTTAAAAACCTCCTCATTGTAGACACTAAATATAATTTCATGCCTAGTCGCAATTATAAGCTAGAGAAGCTATTAGACAACAACAAATGTTATGGATTAAAAGATGGAAAGAAACCAATTTTCGCCAAAGAATATAATCTGTTCACATATGGTGGACCTGGAGGAGATTCTTGTGGAATATAA
- the LOC103846698 gene encoding uncharacterized protein LOC103846698 isoform X1, which yields MNLFFKLVTFIFLVSVVQSIESDRNVKSFKLNEKIIYDCVDIYKQPSLSHPLLKNHKIQMEPSFSSWKPKRQTKNKIENRISINCPNGTVPILRNTKEYIANAKYWAEKHFNPLTEDSPGTHIAGVRSQHEGPYHGLAAWMSVHDLNISRDQASYANIYVGSGYNKKTNFIQTGWMVNPSLFDDGRTWSYGFWKGANGAGCYNTICPGFIQVSTTDPLSVPFPYPRKGDRAVNPSISQDYATGHWWTILVRATKKDIKIGYWPKELFDIIGRSVDMVGVTGVVQASPSGISPPMGNGHLPTQKEDESARVKNLLIVDTKYNFMPSRNYKLEKLLDNNKCYGLKDGKKPIFAKEYNLFTYGGPGGDSCGI from the exons atgaatttatttttcaaactcGTCACATTCATATTCCTAGTTTCTGTAGTTCAATCTATAGAAAGTGACAGAAATGTGAAATCATTTAAg CTAAACGAGAAGATTATATATGATTGTGTGGATATATATAAACAACCTTCATTAAGCCATCCACTACTCAAAAACCATAAAATTCAG ATGGAACCATCTTTTTCAAGCTGGAAACCAAAAAGGCAAACAaagaataaaattgaaaatagaATAAGCATCAACTGTCCAAATGGAACAGTACCTATACTAAGAAATACAAAAGAATATATCGCAAATGCTAAGTACTGGGCTGAGAAACACTTCAACCCACTCACAGAAGATAGTCCAGGGACACAT ATTGCTGGAGTTAGATCACAACATGAAGGTCCTTACCATGGTTTAGCAGCTTGGATGAGTGTGCATGATTTGAACATTAGTAGGGACCAAGCTTCATATGCTAATATATATGTTGGCAGTGGatacaacaaaaaaactaattttatccAAACCGGTTGGATG GTAAATCCAAGTTTATTTGATGATGGACGCACATGGAGTTACGGGTTTTGGAAG GGTGCCAATGGAGCAGGATGTTACAATACAATATGTCCTGGTTTTATTCAAGTGTCAACAACTGATCCTTTATCTGTTCCTTTTCCTTATCCCCGGAAAGGAGATAGGGCTGTTAATCCTAGTATTTCACAG GATTATGCAACCGGACATTGGTGGACAATACTCGTAAGAGCCACTAAAAAGGATATAAAGATTGGTTATTGGCCAAAAGAACTATTTGATATCATAGGTCGTAGTGTGGATATGGTTGGAGTCACGGGAGTAGTCCAAGCTTCCCCTTCTGGTATTAGTCCACCAATGGGCAATGGTCATCTGCCAACTCAAAAGGAAGATGAATCCGCACGTGTTAAAAACCTCCTCATTGTAGACACTAAATATAATTTCATGCCTAGTCGCAATTATAAGCTAGAGAAGCTATTAGACAACAACAAATGTTATGGATTAAAAGATGGAAAGAAACCAATTTTCGCCAAAGAATATAATCTGTTCACATATGGTGGACCTGGAGGAGATTCTTGTGGAATATAA
- the LOC103846699 gene encoding uncharacterized protein LOC103846699 isoform X3 gives MNIFVKLVLVVFIVSLAQSREILNEKILYDCVDIYKQPSLSHPLLKNHKIQMEPSFSSLKPKKQVKNKIENRIRVECPNGTVPILKNTKEYVTNAQYWAERHFNPLTDESHGKHIAGVREQGQGPYHGVAAWMTVHDLNISRDQASYANIYAGSVLNNKTNFIQTGWMVNPSLFGDGQTWRYGFWKGADGAGCYNTICPGFIQVSKTDLLSGPIPHPRKGDRAVFPSIVQDEVSGHWWTAHVRNFKKDIAIGYWPKELFDVIGHSVNMVGVTGAVQASPSGISPPMGNGHLPSKNEDESARVRHLVIVNSKFKGKELDISNLDKLLDSNKCYGLRDGKKRFFLVESNLFTYGGPGGKSC, from the exons atGAATATCTTTGTCAAACTCGTTTTAGTCGTTTTCATAGTTTCCCTAGCTCAATCTAGAGAAATT CTAAACGAGAAGATTCTATACGACTGTGTGGATATATATAAACAACCTTCATTAAGTCATCCACTACTAAAAAACCATAAAATCCAG ATGGAGCCATCTTTTTCAAGCTTAAAACCTAAAAAGCAAGTGAagaataaaattgaaaacagaATAAGAGTTGAGTGTCCAAATGGAACAGTACCTATATTGAAAAATACAAAAGAATATGTCACAAATGCTCAATATTGGGCTGAGAGACACTTCAACCCGCTCACAGACGAAAGCCATGGGAAACAT ATTGCTGGAGTTAGAGAACAAGGTCAAGGTCCCTACCATGGTGTGGCAGCTTGGATGACTGTGCATGATTTGAACATTAGTAGAGACCAAGCTTCATATGCTAACATATATGCTGGCAGTGTATTAAACAACAAAACTAATTTTATCCAAACCGGCTGGAtg GTAAATCCAAGTTTATTTGGTGATGGACAAACGTGGCGTTATGGGTTTTGGAAG GGTGCCGATGGAGCTGGATGTTATAATACAATATGCCCTGGTTTTATTCAAGTGTCAAAAACTGACCTTTTATCTGGCCCTATTCCTCATCCCAGAAAAGGAGATAGAGCTGTTTTTCCTAGCATTGTACAG GATGAAGTGTCAGGACATTGGTGGACAGCACATGTGCGAAACTTTAAGAAAGATATAGCTATTGGTTATTGGCCAAAAGAACTATTTGATGTAATAGGTCATAGTGTGAACATGGTTGGAGTTACGGGAGCAGTCCAAGCTTCTCCTTCGGGTATAAGCCCACCAATGGGTAATGGTCATCTACCATCTAAAAATGAAGATGAATCAGCGCGCGTTAGACACCTCGTAATTGTAAACTCTAAATTTAAAGGCAAAGAGCTTGACATAAGTAATTTAGATAAGTTATTAGACAGCAACAAATGTTACGGATTAAGAGATGGAAAGAAAAGATTTTTCCTCGTAGAATCTAATTTGTTCACATATGGTGGACCTGGAGGAAAATCTTGTTGA
- the LOC103846699 gene encoding uncharacterized protein LOC103846699 isoform X2, with protein MNIFVKLVLVVFIVSLAQSREIVSNVKSSKLNEKILYDCVDIYKQPSLSHPLLKNHKIQMEPSFSSLKPKKQVKNKIENRIRVECPNGTVPILKNTKEYVTNAQYWAERHFNPLTDESHGKHIAGVREQGQGPYHGVAAWMTVHDLNISRDQASYANIYAGSVLNNKTNFIQTGWMVNPSLFGDGQTWRYGFWKGADGAGCYNTICPGFIQVSKTDLLSGPIPHPRKGDRAVFPSIVQDEVSGHWWTAHVRNFKKDIAIGYWPKELFDVIGHSVNMVGVTGAVQASPSGISPPMGNGHLPSKNEDESARVRHLVIVNSKFKGKELDISNLDKLLDSNKCYGLRDGKKRFFLVESNLFTYGGPGGKSC; from the exons ATGAATATATTTGTCAAACTCGTTTTAGTCGTTTTCATAGTTTCCCTAGCTCAATCTAGGGAAATTGTAAGCAATGTGAAATCATCCAAG CTAAACGAGAAGATTCTATACGACTGTGTGGATATATATAAACAACCTTCATTAAGTCATCCACTACTAAAAAACCATAAAATCCAG ATGGAGCCATCTTTTTCAAGCTTAAAACCTAAAAAGCAAGTGAagaataaaattgaaaacagaATAAGAGTTGAGTGTCCAAATGGAACAGTACCTATATTGAAAAATACAAAAGAATATGTCACAAATGCTCAATATTGGGCTGAGAGACACTTCAACCCGCTCACAGACGAAAGCCATGGGAAACAT ATTGCTGGAGTTAGAGAACAAGGTCAAGGTCCCTACCATGGTGTGGCAGCTTGGATGACTGTGCATGATTTGAACATTAGTAGAGACCAAGCTTCATATGCTAACATATATGCTGGCAGTGTATTAAACAACAAAACTAATTTTATCCAAACCGGCTGGAtg GTAAATCCAAGTTTATTTGGTGATGGACAAACGTGGCGTTATGGGTTTTGGAAG GGTGCCGATGGAGCTGGATGTTATAATACAATATGCCCTGGTTTTATTCAAGTGTCAAAAACTGACCTTTTATCTGGCCCTATTCCTCATCCCAGAAAAGGAGATAGAGCTGTTTTTCCTAGCATTGTACAG GATGAAGTGTCAGGACATTGGTGGACAGCACATGTGCGAAACTTTAAGAAAGATATAGCTATTGGTTATTGGCCAAAAGAACTATTTGATGTAATAGGTCATAGTGTGAACATGGTTGGAGTTACGGGAGCAGTCCAAGCTTCTCCTTCGGGTATAAGCCCACCAATGGGTAATGGTCATCTACCATCTAAAAATGAAGATGAATCAGCGCGCGTTAGACACCTCGTAATTGTAAACTCTAAATTTAAAGGCAAAGAGCTTGACATAAGTAATTTAGATAAGTTATTAGACAGCAACAAATGTTACGGATTAAGAGATGGAAAGAAAAGATTTTTCCTCGTAGAATCTAATTTGTTCACATATGGTGGACCTGGAGGAAAATCTTGTTGA
- the LOC103846699 gene encoding uncharacterized protein LOC103846699 isoform X1 produces MNIFVKLVLVVFIVSLAQSREIVRNVKSYKLNEKILYDCVDIYKQPSLSHPLLKNHKIQMEPSFSSLKPKKQVKNKIENRIRVECPNGTVPILKNTKEYVTNAQYWAERHFNPLTDESHGKHIAGVREQGQGPYHGVAAWMTVHDLNISRDQASYANIYAGSVLNNKTNFIQTGWMVNPSLFGDGQTWRYGFWKGADGAGCYNTICPGFIQVSKTDLLSGPIPHPRKGDRAVFPSIVQDEVSGHWWTAHVRNFKKDIAIGYWPKELFDVIGHSVNMVGVTGAVQASPSGISPPMGNGHLPSKNEDESARVRHLVIVNSKFKGKELDISNLDKLLDSNKCYGLRDGKKRFFLVESNLFTYGGPGGKSC; encoded by the exons atGAATATCTTTGTCAAACTCGTTTTAGTCGTTTTCATAGTTTCCCTAGCTCAATCTAGAGAAATTGTAAGAAATGTAAAATCATACAAG CTAAACGAGAAGATTCTATACGACTGTGTGGATATATATAAACAACCTTCATTAAGTCATCCACTACTAAAAAACCATAAAATCCAG ATGGAGCCATCTTTTTCAAGCTTAAAACCTAAAAAGCAAGTGAagaataaaattgaaaacagaATAAGAGTTGAGTGTCCAAATGGAACAGTACCTATATTGAAAAATACAAAAGAATATGTCACAAATGCTCAATATTGGGCTGAGAGACACTTCAACCCGCTCACAGACGAAAGCCATGGGAAACAT ATTGCTGGAGTTAGAGAACAAGGTCAAGGTCCCTACCATGGTGTGGCAGCTTGGATGACTGTGCATGATTTGAACATTAGTAGAGACCAAGCTTCATATGCTAACATATATGCTGGCAGTGTATTAAACAACAAAACTAATTTTATCCAAACCGGCTGGAtg GTAAATCCAAGTTTATTTGGTGATGGACAAACGTGGCGTTATGGGTTTTGGAAG GGTGCCGATGGAGCTGGATGTTATAATACAATATGCCCTGGTTTTATTCAAGTGTCAAAAACTGACCTTTTATCTGGCCCTATTCCTCATCCCAGAAAAGGAGATAGAGCTGTTTTTCCTAGCATTGTACAG GATGAAGTGTCAGGACATTGGTGGACAGCACATGTGCGAAACTTTAAGAAAGATATAGCTATTGGTTATTGGCCAAAAGAACTATTTGATGTAATAGGTCATAGTGTGAACATGGTTGGAGTTACGGGAGCAGTCCAAGCTTCTCCTTCGGGTATAAGCCCACCAATGGGTAATGGTCATCTACCATCTAAAAATGAAGATGAATCAGCGCGCGTTAGACACCTCGTAATTGTAAACTCTAAATTTAAAGGCAAAGAGCTTGACATAAGTAATTTAGATAAGTTATTAGACAGCAACAAATGTTACGGATTAAGAGATGGAAAGAAAAGATTTTTCCTCGTAGAATCTAATTTGTTCACATATGGTGGACCTGGAGGAAAATCTTGTTGA